The segment AGCAGATGACGACTCCCCGCCACGCCCCGGTGCTCCTCGACCGGGTCGTCGCCCTGCTGGCGCCTGCGCTCGAGGCCCCCGGCTCGGTCTACGTCGACTGCACGCTCGGCCTCGGTGGCCACAGCGAGGCCGTCCTCGAGCGCCTCCCGAACGCCCGGGTGATCGGCATCGACCGCGATCCGGCCGCCCTGCAGATGTCGAGCGAGCGGCTCGCGGCTCACGGCGACCGCTTCACCGCCGTGCACGCGGTGTACGACGAGCTGCCCGAGGTGGTCGGCTCGCTCGGCCTCGACCACGTCGACGCCGTCTTCTTCGACCTCGGTGTCTCCTCGATGCAGCTCGACGTCCGCGAGCGCGGCTTCGCCTACTCCGAGGACGCACCGCTCGACATGCGGATGGACCCGACGACCGGACGGACCGCGGCCGAGCTGCTCAACACCGCCACGGCCCAGGAGCTGACCCGCATCCTGCGGGAGTACGGCGAGGAGAAGTTCGCCAGCAGGATCGCCCGGGAGGTGGTCCGCCGGCGCGAGACGACGCCCTTCTCCACCAGCGCCGACCTCGTCGAGCTGCTCTACGCATCGATCCCCGCCCCGGCGCGGCGTACGGGTGGCCACCCCGCCAAGCGCACCTTCCAGGCGCTGCGGATGGCGGTCAACGACGAGCTCGCCGTCCTGCGCCGCGCCATCCCCGCCTCCATCGAGGTGATCGGAGTCGGCGGTCGCGTGGTCGTCGAGGCCTACCACTCGCTCGAGGACCGCCTGGTGAAGCGGGCGTTCGCCGACGCCACCCGGCTCGACGTGCCGCCGGACCTGCCGTTCGTCCCCGAGGGCGCCGAGCCTGCCCTGCGGCTCGTCACCCGCGGCGCCGAGCAGGCCGACGAGCACGAGATCGCCGAGAACCCCCGAGCAGCTTCCGTCCGCCTGCGCGCTGTCGAGCGCGTCCTCCCGTCCTCTCCCTCTTCCCCAGGAGTCGCCCGATGAGCAGTCCCGCCCTGCAGCCCCGGACCCGCGTCACGCGGATCGCCCAGGAGGCGGTCGACAAGGCCCGCCTCACCGTGGTGCCGCGCGTGCGGTCCCGCGCGCCGCGGGTGCCGTTCATGACGCTGGTGAGCCTGGTCCTGGTCGGCGGCATCGTGGGACTTCTCCTCTTCAACACCTCCATGCAGCAGGCGTCGTTCACGGCGTCCGCCCTCGAGTCCGAGGCCGACACCCTCGCCGCGCGCGAGCAGACGCTCCGGATGGAGCTCGACGAGCTCCGCAACCCGCAGCGCGTGGCGACCGAGGCGCAGACGATGGGCATGGTGATCCCGTCGGCCCCGGTGTTCCTGGACCTCGAGACCGGGAAGACCACCGGCGTGCGCACGCCGGCCACCCGTGAGAACGCCATCCAGCTGCAGCCGCCGGCGCCGATCAAGCCGGCGATCCTCGCGCCCGAGCCGACGTACGTCGAGGTGCCCGCCGCACCCACCGTCGAGGAGCAGGCCACGACGGACCCCGGGGTGGCGAACGCCAAGCCCCGCAAGAACCGCAACCGCTGACGGCGCGGTCACGCCGTTCGACGGCACCACACACCTAGATTGTCGAGCAGGTCGGATCCAGCAGGGAGCCGGCCGGGAAATGAGGAGACCAGTGCCGAGCACCCGCACCAGGCGCGGCGCCTCGCGCGGCGCGCCGATGCTGCGACTGCGCATCGGGTTCGTCCTCATCGCGATCGTCCTCTCCTTCTTCGGTGCCAGGCTCGTCCAGCTCCAGGGCGTCGACCCGCGCTCGTACGCCGTCCGCGCGGCCGCCGAGGGTGCGGTGCGGCTGCCGCTGGTGGCGGAACGGGGCGACATCCTCGACCGCAACGGCGTACCCCTGGCCGACTCGGTCAAGGGCAAGATGGTCATCGCCGACCCCGACCTCACCGCCGACCGGGCGCCCGAGCTCGCGCGGCTGCTCTCGGACCGGCTCTCCGTGGACTACTTCCGGACCCTCACCGCGCTGCGCGGTCGCAAGGAGGGCAGCCGCTACGAGTACGTCGCCCGCCGGGTGCCAAGCACCCTCGCCGGCGACACGCTCGCCGAGCTCGACGGCGCCGGATTCACCGGCATCAGCCTCCAGGACGACCCGATCCGCGCCTATCCCTCCGGCGACGTGGCCGCCAACCTGCTCGGCTACATGGGCACCGACGAGCCGCTCGGCGGCTTCGAGCGCACCTTCGACAAGCAGCTGGCCGGCGTCGACGGCGAGGCGACGTGGCAGTCCAACTCCGGCAAGGGCGTGCGGATCCCGCTGCGCGAGAGCACGCTCAAGGCCGCGCACAACGGTGCGCCGCTGCGCACCACCATCGACCGCGACCTCCAGTGGTTCACCCAGAAGGTCCTCGCGCAGTCGGTGCGCCAGTACCGCGCGGAGAGCGGTGCCGCGGTCGTCATGGACACCCGCACCGGCGAGATCCTCGCGCTCGCCGACGTGCCGACCTTCGACGCCAACGCGCCCACGGAGGCCGACGAGGACGACCTCGGGTCGCGCGCCCTGAGCGACACCTACGAGCCGGGCTCGGTGGAGAAGGTCCTCACTGCTTCCTCGCTCATCGACGCCGGCAAGGCGTTCCCGCGCCAGCGCTTCAAGGTCCCGCCCAGCCTCGCCCGGCAGGACCGGGTGATCGGTGACTGGTTCGACCACGGCAACATCCGGCTCACGCTGGCGGGCATCATCGCGAAGTCCTCCAACATCGGCACCGTGCTCGCCGCCGACGCGTTCTCGCCGGTCGAGCTGGTGGCCTACCTGCAGAAGTTCGGCCTCGGCCAGCGGACCAACGTCGGCGTGCGCGGTGAGACCCCCGGCATCCTCACGCCGGGCGAGGCGATGACCTCGCAGACCAAGGACCGCGTCGCATTCGGCCAGTCCCTCTCGGTCAACGTCGCCCAGATGGCTGCGGCCGTCAACACGGTCGCCAACGGCGGCGTGCGGGTCTCGCCGAGCCTGATCGCCGGCTCAGCGGTCACCGACGACGGGGTCACCGTCGGCACCGACGTGGCCACCCGCACCCGGGTCGTCAGCAAGCAGGCCGCACGCGCGACCGCCCGGATGATGGAGAAGGTCGTCGACCCCGAGGACGGTGTCGCGCCCGCGGCGCAGGTGCCCGGCTACCTCGTGGCCGGCAAGACCGGCACCGCGCAGCGGGTCGCCAGCGACGGCACCGGCTACGACGGCAGCACCTCGGTGTCCTTCGGCGGCTTCGCGCCGGCCGACGACGCCCGCTTCACGGTCTACG is part of the Nocardioides cavernae genome and harbors:
- the rsmH gene encoding 16S rRNA (cytosine(1402)-N(4))-methyltransferase RsmH, whose protein sequence is MTTPRHAPVLLDRVVALLAPALEAPGSVYVDCTLGLGGHSEAVLERLPNARVIGIDRDPAALQMSSERLAAHGDRFTAVHAVYDELPEVVGSLGLDHVDAVFFDLGVSSMQLDVRERGFAYSEDAPLDMRMDPTTGRTAAELLNTATAQELTRILREYGEEKFASRIAREVVRRRETTPFSTSADLVELLYASIPAPARRTGGHPAKRTFQALRMAVNDELAVLRRAIPASIEVIGVGGRVVVEAYHSLEDRLVKRAFADATRLDVPPDLPFVPEGAEPALRLVTRGAEQADEHEIAENPRAASVRLRAVERVLPSSPSSPGVAR
- a CDS encoding peptidoglycan D,D-transpeptidase FtsI family protein, whose product is MPSTRTRRGASRGAPMLRLRIGFVLIAIVLSFFGARLVQLQGVDPRSYAVRAAAEGAVRLPLVAERGDILDRNGVPLADSVKGKMVIADPDLTADRAPELARLLSDRLSVDYFRTLTALRGRKEGSRYEYVARRVPSTLAGDTLAELDGAGFTGISLQDDPIRAYPSGDVAANLLGYMGTDEPLGGFERTFDKQLAGVDGEATWQSNSGKGVRIPLRESTLKAAHNGAPLRTTIDRDLQWFTQKVLAQSVRQYRAESGAAVVMDTRTGEILALADVPTFDANAPTEADEDDLGSRALSDTYEPGSVEKVLTASSLIDAGKAFPRQRFKVPPSLARQDRVIGDWFDHGNIRLTLAGIIAKSSNIGTVLAADAFSPVELVAYLQKFGLGQRTNVGVRGETPGILTPGEAMTSQTKDRVAFGQSLSVNVAQMAAAVNTVANGGVRVSPSLIAGSAVTDDGVTVGTDVATRTRVVSKQAARATARMMEKVVDPEDGVAPAAQVPGYLVAGKTGTAQRVASDGTGYDGSTSVSFGGFAPADDARFTVYVVVHAPKVDGGGGSIAGPVFSRIMGYVLGRYGVEPTDGTPSRLPVEW